In Spirosoma aureum, a single genomic region encodes these proteins:
- a CDS encoding SusC/RagA family TonB-linked outer membrane protein has translation MNKALVFLFFLLLSSGIALAQTNRITGKVTGPDSQGLPGVNVLVEGTAVGTATDATGSYSINAPGTGSLVFSYISYVTQTIPINNRSIVNVQLAEDSKAIDEVVVTALGIKREAKTLGYATATVNAEQISVNRTPNFVSGLQGKMAGVNITTMGTGPAGTAKIRIRGQSSFSGQNNPLIVVNGVPIDNSNSSLGGDFGPRTTTGLPNNSSDGGDGLSSINPDDIETMTVLKGATAAALYGSRAKDGVVMITTKSRGAGKGFGVTYNTNFTTDTPLDFTDFQYEYGQGEGGKRPTTTRPTSGVWSFGEKFQPGMTQVLFDNKTYPYEPVYNRVKQFYRVGTNFTNTVTVANNGQNGGFSLSFGNTDNRGIMENNTFNRKVINLGFSQNITSKLTASGNINYSKENNINPPQLNTQDFSVSTVVFTLANSMPFQALRDNQTEANGDEFVFSRFLVRNNPYYSMSRHFENIRRDRLFGNVALKYQFTDWLYLQARVAQDFFIRNQDYNIPNGYAPIAKAPVGFVNGSYTQDVRQNTERNLDFILGGNKTFGKFGVDITLGGNARYARNDYNSVTVQDFVNPGLYTVANGRIKNPIYALSEKKINSLFGAATFSYRDYLFLNVTARNDWFSTLAPSNRSILYPSVTGSFVFSQAFEKLPAWLSFGKLRAAYAQVGSDNVDPYSNALYYAVDNNSFPNPAGQLVPVGGINATVVPNKNLRPLRIQEAEVGLELKLFDNRVGFDFTYYHKTTDDQILAAQISDASSYTSKLINVGRSMNQGLEMLLTFSPVNTPAFRWDVSANVSYNTSKVLRLGLSPNDTVITVSSGGGRTLNQVVGKPIGQLYTFTYLRDAQGRQVFDQNSGMPLRNNNLVNVGNALPTYFGGITNTFTYRGLSLSALIDFKLGHKMIAGRNINYMRHGLSKRTLPGRDVGYVIGNGVNPNGEINQTKAAVQPFYESINPLGINEDFVFNAGFWKLRQISLGYDFSKLLPQRLFIKGLKLNAVANNVLVIKKWTENMDPEEALVSSDNAVGLDFWPGLPPTRSIGFNLNVRF, from the coding sequence ATGAACAAAGCTCTAGTATTTCTTTTTTTTCTGCTTCTGAGCAGTGGCATTGCCCTGGCTCAGACAAACAGAATAACCGGCAAAGTGACTGGTCCCGACAGTCAGGGGCTACCAGGTGTTAACGTCCTGGTGGAAGGTACGGCTGTAGGTACGGCAACAGATGCAACAGGAAGTTATTCAATTAATGCCCCTGGCACTGGCTCATTGGTTTTTTCGTACATCAGCTATGTAACACAGACCATTCCGATCAATAATCGATCGATAGTTAATGTGCAACTGGCCGAGGATTCAAAAGCCATTGATGAAGTAGTCGTTACGGCATTAGGTATCAAGAGAGAGGCCAAAACACTGGGTTATGCAACAGCCACTGTCAATGCCGAACAGATTTCCGTCAACCGAACACCCAATTTCGTGAGCGGTCTACAAGGGAAAATGGCGGGTGTAAACATCACTACCATGGGAACGGGGCCAGCCGGAACGGCCAAGATCCGGATTCGCGGTCAGTCGTCCTTTAGCGGCCAGAACAATCCGCTTATCGTTGTGAACGGCGTTCCGATCGACAATTCCAACTCTTCCCTTGGTGGTGATTTTGGGCCTCGTACCACAACGGGCCTCCCCAACAACAGTTCAGATGGGGGCGACGGCCTTTCCAGCATTAATCCCGATGATATTGAAACCATGACCGTGTTGAAAGGAGCCACGGCCGCAGCCCTTTATGGATCACGCGCCAAAGACGGCGTTGTCATGATTACGACCAAAAGCCGGGGGGCTGGTAAAGGATTTGGTGTAACATACAACACGAACTTCACCACCGATACGCCATTGGATTTTACTGATTTTCAGTACGAATACGGTCAGGGCGAAGGAGGGAAACGGCCAACCACCACCAGGCCAACATCGGGCGTGTGGAGTTTTGGGGAGAAGTTTCAACCGGGCATGACGCAGGTGCTGTTCGATAACAAAACCTATCCCTATGAGCCGGTATACAATCGGGTGAAGCAGTTCTACCGTGTAGGCACCAACTTCACCAACACCGTAACCGTGGCAAATAACGGCCAAAACGGTGGTTTCAGCCTCTCGTTTGGTAACACCGACAACCGGGGGATTATGGAGAACAATACCTTCAACCGCAAAGTGATCAATCTGGGCTTCAGCCAGAATATCACGAGTAAGCTGACCGCTTCTGGAAACATTAATTACTCAAAGGAGAATAACATCAACCCACCCCAGCTGAATACGCAGGACTTTTCAGTATCGACGGTGGTTTTCACACTGGCCAACTCCATGCCTTTCCAGGCCCTGCGGGATAATCAGACCGAGGCCAACGGCGATGAGTTTGTGTTTTCGCGCTTTCTGGTACGCAATAACCCGTACTATTCCATGAGCCGCCACTTTGAGAACATCCGGCGCGACCGTCTGTTCGGCAATGTGGCCCTGAAATACCAGTTTACCGACTGGCTGTATCTACAGGCAAGGGTTGCCCAGGATTTTTTCATCCGCAATCAGGATTATAATATTCCCAATGGATACGCTCCAATTGCCAAAGCCCCGGTTGGCTTCGTAAATGGCTCATATACACAGGATGTACGTCAGAATACCGAACGAAATTTAGACTTTATTCTTGGTGGCAATAAAACGTTCGGAAAGTTTGGCGTGGATATAACCTTAGGGGGTAACGCACGCTATGCCCGTAATGACTACAACAGCGTAACGGTGCAGGATTTCGTAAATCCGGGTCTATATACGGTTGCTAATGGCCGGATCAAAAATCCAATCTATGCCCTTTCCGAGAAAAAAATCAATTCCCTGTTTGGAGCCGCAACCTTCTCTTACCGGGATTATCTGTTCCTGAACGTAACGGCCCGCAATGACTGGTTTTCGACGCTGGCCCCCTCTAACCGGAGCATTCTGTACCCATCCGTTACAGGTAGCTTTGTGTTCTCGCAGGCGTTTGAAAAACTACCCGCCTGGCTGTCGTTTGGTAAGTTACGGGCAGCCTACGCACAGGTGGGTTCCGATAACGTTGATCCTTATTCAAACGCGCTCTACTACGCTGTCGACAACAATTCATTCCCCAATCCCGCTGGTCAACTCGTGCCGGTGGGTGGTATAAACGCAACGGTCGTTCCAAATAAAAACCTACGCCCGCTTCGTATTCAGGAAGCCGAAGTTGGCCTGGAATTGAAGCTGTTTGACAACAGGGTCGGCTTTGATTTCACATATTACCACAAAACGACCGACGATCAGATACTGGCCGCTCAGATTTCAGATGCTTCATCGTATACCAGCAAACTGATCAACGTGGGCAGGAGTATGAATCAGGGCCTTGAGATGTTGCTGACCTTTTCGCCCGTAAACACACCCGCTTTTCGGTGGGATGTGAGCGCCAACGTTTCCTACAATACCTCGAAAGTTCTGCGTTTAGGTCTGTCGCCCAATGATACCGTCATTACGGTAAGCAGTGGTGGTGGCCGGACACTGAATCAGGTAGTTGGCAAGCCTATCGGTCAACTCTACACTTTCACTTATCTGCGGGATGCGCAGGGACGGCAGGTGTTTGACCAGAATAGCGGTATGCCGCTCCGCAACAACAACCTGGTAAACGTAGGGAATGCCCTCCCAACTTACTTCGGCGGTATTACCAATACGTTCACCTATCGTGGGCTATCACTATCGGCCCTGATTGACTTCAAGCTGGGTCATAAAATGATTGCCGGTCGTAACATAAACTACATGCGTCATGGTTTGTCGAAACGGACGCTGCCCGGCCGGGATGTGGGTTATGTAATTGGCAACGGGGTCAATCCGAATGGGGAAATTAATCAGACCAAAGCTGCAGTACAGCCTTTCTACGAATCCATTAACCCACTGGGTATCAATGAAGATTTTGTGTTCAATGCCGGATTCTGGAAACTGCGGCAGATTTCACTGGGCTATGATTTCAGCAAACTGCTTCCCCAGCGTCTTTTCATCAAAGGGCTGAAACTTAATGCGGTGGCCAATAATGTCCTGGTTATCAAGAAATGGACTGAAAATATGGACCCCGAAGAAGCGCTGGTTTCGTCAGACAATGCCGTAGGACTGGACTTCTGGCCGGGTCTGCCACCTACCCGCAGCATTGGTTTTAACTTAAATGTCAGATTTTAA